Proteins found in one Cobetia sp. L2A1 genomic segment:
- the rplW gene encoding 50S ribosomal protein L23: MNQERVFKVLLGPHMTEKAAVAAENNQYVFKVASDATKPEIKKAVEALFGKKVNSVQVLNMKGKTKRTARGVGRRAGYRKAYVTLAAGETIEDFSGAE, from the coding sequence ATGAATCAGGAACGCGTATTCAAGGTCCTGCTTGGTCCTCATATGACCGAGAAGGCCGCGGTCGCCGCCGAGAACAACCAGTACGTGTTCAAGGTTGCCAGCGACGCGACAAAGCCCGAAATCAAGAAAGCCGTCGAAGCGCTGTTTGGTAAAAAGGTCAATAGTGTTCAGGTTCTGAACATGAAGGGCAAAACCAAGCGCACCGCTCGCGGTGTTGGTCGTCGCGCTGGTTATCGCAAGGCCTATGTAACTCTGGCCGCCGGCGAGACCATCGAAGACTTCTCTGGCGCCGAGTAA
- the rpsJ gene encoding 30S ribosomal protein S10, with product MQNQKIRIRLKAFDHRLIDQSSAEIVETAKRTGAQVRGPIPLPTRRERYTILVSPHVNKDARDQYEIRTHKRVLDIVEPTEKTVDALMKLDLAAGVDVQIKVD from the coding sequence ATGCAAAACCAGAAGATTCGCATCCGGTTGAAAGCATTCGACCACCGTCTGATCGACCAGTCCTCTGCAGAGATTGTTGAAACTGCAAAGCGTACCGGTGCTCAGGTTCGTGGCCCGATCCCGCTGCCGACCCGTCGCGAGCGTTACACCATCCTGGTCTCTCCGCACGTCAACAAAGACGCACGCGACCAGTATGAGATTCGTACCCACAAGCGCGTTCTCGACATCGTCGAGCCGACAGAGAAGACTGTCGACGCGCTGATGAAGCTTGACCTGGCCGCCGGTGTAGACGTCCAGATCAAGGTTGACTGA
- the rplD gene encoding 50S ribosomal protein L4, whose protein sequence is MNLNLAGAGGAVDVSDATFGKDFNEALVHQVVTAYLAGARQGTVAQKTRSDVSGGGKKPWRQKGTGRARAGTIRSPLWRSGGVTFAARPQDHSHKVNRKMYRAAMRSILSELVRQDRLVAVDAISVDSPKTKLLIAKLQELGLEKALIVTEEQDVNLYLAARNIPYVDVVNVAGADPVSLVGYDKVLMTVAALRKFEENLG, encoded by the coding sequence ATGAATCTTAATCTTGCAGGTGCAGGCGGCGCAGTAGACGTCTCCGATGCCACCTTTGGTAAGGACTTCAACGAGGCTCTGGTTCACCAGGTCGTCACCGCCTATCTGGCTGGTGCACGTCAAGGTACCGTGGCTCAGAAGACCCGTTCTGACGTGTCCGGTGGTGGTAAGAAGCCGTGGCGTCAGAAAGGTACTGGTCGTGCACGTGCCGGTACCATTCGTTCCCCGCTGTGGCGTTCTGGCGGTGTTACCTTTGCGGCGCGTCCTCAGGACCACTCGCACAAGGTCAACCGCAAGATGTATCGCGCTGCCATGCGTTCCATCCTGTCTGAGCTGGTCCGTCAGGATCGCCTGGTCGCGGTCGATGCTATTAGCGTCGATTCTCCGAAGACCAAGCTACTGATTGCCAAGCTCCAGGAACTGGGCCTTGAGAAAGCGTTGATCGTCACTGAAGAACAGGACGTCAACCTGTATCTGGCTGCGCGCAACATCCCGTATGTTGACGTTGTCAATGTCGCTGGCGCTGACCCGGTCAGCCTCGTCGGTTACGACAAGGTGCTGATGACTGTCGCTGCCCTGCGTAAGTTCGAGGAGAACCTGGGATGA
- the rpsL gene encoding 30S ribosomal protein S12, with translation MATVNQLVRKPRKRQVTKSDVPALQACPQKRGVCTRVYTTTPKKPNSALRKVCRVRLTNGFEVTSYIGGEGHNLQEHSVVLIRGGRVKDLPGVRYHTVRGALDTSGVQGRKQGRSKYGAKRPKV, from the coding sequence ATGGCAACCGTTAACCAGCTCGTGCGCAAGCCGCGCAAGCGTCAGGTCACGAAAAGCGACGTCCCTGCGCTGCAGGCATGTCCGCAGAAGCGTGGCGTGTGTACTCGTGTATACACTACTACCCCGAAGAAGCCGAACTCCGCACTCCGTAAGGTTTGCCGCGTTCGTCTGACCAACGGCTTCGAAGTCACTTCGTACATCGGCGGTGAAGGTCACAACCTTCAGGAACACTCTGTTGTTCTGATCCGTGGCGGTCGTGTGAAGGATTTGCCGGGTGTCCGTTACCACACAGTTCGTGGTGCACTGGATACCTCTGGCGTGCAAGGTCGTAAGCAAGGTCGTTCCAAGTACGGCGCCAAGCGCCCGAAAGTCTAA
- the rpoC gene encoding DNA-directed RNA polymerase subunit beta', protein MKDLVKVLKSQAQSEEFDAIKITLASPDMIRSWSFGEVKKPETINYRTFKPERDGLFCAKIFGPVKDYECLCGKYKRMKHRGIICEKCGVEVTKAAVRRERMAHIELASPVAHIWFLKSLPSRIGMLLDMTLRDIERVLYFESFVVIDPGMTTLEKGHLLNDEQYFEALEEFGDDFDARMGAEAIKALLEDIELEEEVERLREEIPQTNSETKIKKLSKRLKLLEAFYYSGNKPGWMIMEVLPVLPPDLRPLVPLDGGRFATSDLNDLYRRVINRNNRLKRLLDLNAPDIIVRNEKRMLQESVDALLDNGRRGRAITGSNKRPLKSLADMIKGKQGRFRQNLLGKRVDYSGRSVITVGPTLRLHQCGLPKKMALELFKPFIYAKLQASGHASTIKAAKKMVEREAPEVWDFLADVIREHPVLLNRAPTLHRLGIQAFEPLLIEGKAIQLHPLVCAAYNADFDGDQMAVHVPLTLEAQLESRALMMSTNNVLSPANGEPIIVPSQDVVLGLYYMTREKIGAKGEGMAFANLGEVERAFGTHNAHLHAMVKVRLTETLKDDESGELYEKTSLHDTTVGRALLFRILPKGMPFELINQVMKKKAISGLINEAYRRVGLKDTVIFADQLMYTGFRLATWSGASIGVNDFVIPDAKKVIIDAAEDEVKEIENQFSSGLVTAGEKYNKVIDIWARANDRVAKEMMAGISKETVINWKGEVVYGEDGKPLEQDSFNSVFIMADSGARGSAAQIRQLAGMRGLMAKPDGSIIETPITANFREGLNVLQYFISTHGARKGLADTALKTANSGYLTRRLVDVAQDLVITEVDCGTQEGLILHPVIEGGDIIVPLSQRVLGRVVAQDVIDPASDDVLIARGTLLDEAWCAQLDTMGVDEIIVRTTIGCETVHGVCAACYGRDLARGHQVNVGEAIGVIAAQSIGEPGTQLTMRTFHIGGAASRASAVDSVQVKHGGKVRLHNIKSVERADGKLIVVSRSSALAVADDHGREREFYKLPYGAELSIRDGDPVASGQSVAKWDPHTHPIVAEVAGQVQFTDMDDGQTINRTTDEMTGLSFIEIIESASRPSAARDKRPMIMLVDASGQHVTLPGSNTPVQYLLPGNAIVSAENGATVGVGDVIARIPMEATSNKDITGGLPRVADLFEARRPKEPAILAEISGTVTFGKETKGKRRLTITPTEGDPFELLIPKWRQISVFEGETVEKGEVISDGPSNAHDILRLLGVAEMTKYITTEVQEVYRLQGVGINDKHIEVIVRQMLRKVEITDSGDSTFITGDQVEYARVVEQNLRLEADGKFLAKFDRILLGITKASLATESFISAASFQETTRVLTEAAVTGKRDYLRGLKENVVVGRLIPAGTGLAYHDERRRRRDGLPLAPAPSAQDVEQELGAQLTALDADDDDL, encoded by the coding sequence ATGAAAGATTTGGTGAAAGTTCTCAAATCACAGGCGCAGTCCGAAGAATTCGACGCTATCAAGATTACCTTGGCGTCACCGGACATGATTCGCTCGTGGTCTTTTGGTGAAGTGAAAAAGCCTGAAACCATCAATTACCGGACATTCAAGCCGGAACGTGATGGTCTTTTCTGTGCCAAGATCTTTGGCCCGGTAAAGGACTACGAGTGCCTGTGTGGCAAGTACAAGCGGATGAAGCATCGCGGCATCATCTGTGAAAAGTGTGGCGTAGAAGTGACCAAGGCGGCAGTGCGTCGTGAGCGTATGGCTCACATCGAACTGGCAAGCCCGGTCGCGCATATCTGGTTTCTGAAATCACTGCCGTCCCGTATCGGCATGCTACTTGATATGACGTTGCGTGATATCGAACGCGTGCTGTATTTCGAGAGCTTCGTGGTCATCGATCCGGGCATGACGACTCTTGAAAAGGGTCATCTGCTCAACGATGAGCAATACTTCGAAGCGCTGGAAGAATTCGGCGATGACTTCGATGCCCGCATGGGTGCCGAAGCGATCAAGGCGTTGCTCGAAGATATCGAGCTCGAAGAAGAAGTCGAGCGTCTGCGTGAAGAGATCCCGCAGACCAACTCCGAGACCAAGATCAAGAAGCTTTCCAAGCGCCTCAAGCTGCTGGAAGCCTTCTACTATTCCGGCAACAAGCCGGGCTGGATGATCATGGAAGTACTGCCAGTGCTGCCGCCGGACTTGCGTCCGCTGGTGCCGCTGGACGGTGGCCGCTTCGCGACGTCGGATCTCAACGATCTGTATCGTCGGGTGATCAACCGTAACAACCGTCTCAAGCGTCTGCTCGACCTCAATGCGCCGGATATCATCGTGCGCAACGAGAAGCGCATGCTGCAGGAATCCGTGGATGCTCTGCTCGACAATGGTCGTCGCGGTCGTGCCATCACCGGTTCCAACAAGCGTCCGCTGAAGTCGCTTGCTGACATGATCAAAGGCAAGCAGGGGCGTTTCCGTCAGAACTTGCTGGGCAAGCGCGTCGATTACTCTGGTCGTTCCGTCATCACTGTCGGCCCGACTCTGCGTCTGCACCAGTGCGGTCTGCCGAAGAAGATGGCACTCGAGCTGTTCAAGCCGTTCATCTATGCCAAGCTGCAAGCATCAGGTCATGCCAGCACCATCAAGGCTGCCAAGAAGATGGTCGAGCGTGAAGCGCCCGAAGTATGGGACTTCCTCGCTGACGTCATTCGTGAGCATCCGGTGCTGTTGAACCGCGCTCCGACACTGCACCGTCTGGGTATCCAGGCGTTCGAGCCGCTGCTGATCGAAGGCAAGGCCATCCAGCTTCACCCGCTAGTCTGCGCTGCATACAACGCCGACTTTGATGGTGACCAGATGGCTGTTCACGTACCGCTGACGCTGGAAGCTCAGCTGGAATCGCGTGCGCTGATGATGTCGACCAACAACGTGCTGTCGCCGGCCAACGGCGAGCCGATCATCGTGCCGTCTCAGGACGTCGTGCTGGGTCTGTACTACATGACCCGCGAGAAGATCGGTGCCAAGGGTGAGGGCATGGCCTTCGCGAATCTGGGTGAAGTTGAGCGTGCCTTTGGCACTCACAATGCTCACCTGCACGCGATGGTCAAGGTACGTCTGACCGAAACGCTCAAGGACGACGAGTCCGGTGAGCTGTACGAGAAGACTTCCTTGCATGACACCACTGTCGGACGGGCGCTGTTGTTCCGCATCCTGCCGAAAGGCATGCCGTTTGAGCTGATCAACCAGGTGATGAAGAAGAAGGCCATCTCTGGACTGATCAACGAGGCATATCGTCGCGTGGGTCTGAAAGACACCGTGATCTTTGCCGATCAGCTGATGTATACCGGCTTCCGTCTTGCGACGTGGTCTGGCGCCTCCATCGGTGTCAATGACTTCGTCATCCCGGACGCGAAGAAGGTCATCATCGACGCAGCTGAAGACGAAGTGAAAGAAATCGAGAACCAGTTCTCCTCAGGTCTTGTGACCGCGGGTGAGAAATATAACAAGGTCATCGATATCTGGGCCCGTGCCAACGATCGCGTTGCCAAAGAGATGATGGCCGGTATCTCGAAAGAGACCGTCATCAACTGGAAAGGCGAAGTGGTCTACGGCGAAGATGGCAAGCCGCTGGAGCAGGACTCCTTCAACAGCGTCTTCATCATGGCTGACTCCGGTGCACGTGGTTCTGCTGCGCAGATCCGTCAGCTAGCCGGTATGCGTGGCCTGATGGCCAAGCCGGATGGCTCGATCATCGAGACGCCGATCACCGCCAACTTCCGTGAAGGTTTGAACGTACTCCAGTACTTCATCTCGACTCACGGTGCCCGTAAGGGTCTGGCGGATACGGCTCTGAAGACCGCCAACTCCGGTTACCTGACGCGTCGTCTGGTTGATGTTGCCCAGGATCTGGTCATCACCGAAGTCGATTGTGGTACTCAGGAAGGCTTGATTCTGCACCCGGTCATCGAGGGTGGCGACATCATCGTCCCGCTGTCCCAGCGTGTGTTGGGGCGTGTCGTGGCACAGGATGTCATTGATCCGGCGTCTGACGACGTGTTGATTGCGCGCGGCACGCTGCTGGATGAAGCCTGGTGTGCACAGCTCGATACCATGGGTGTCGACGAGATCATCGTGCGTACCACCATCGGTTGTGAAACCGTGCATGGTGTCTGTGCGGCCTGTTACGGGCGCGACCTGGCGCGAGGCCATCAAGTCAACGTCGGTGAGGCTATTGGTGTCATCGCGGCACAGTCCATCGGTGAGCCCGGCACCCAGCTGACCATGCGTACCTTCCACATCGGTGGTGCCGCGTCGCGGGCCTCTGCAGTGGATAGTGTGCAGGTCAAGCATGGTGGCAAGGTACGTCTGCATAACATCAAGTCGGTTGAACGTGCTGATGGCAAGCTGATTGTCGTGTCGCGTTCCAGCGCCTTGGCTGTGGCAGATGATCACGGTCGTGAGCGTGAATTCTATAAGCTGCCGTATGGTGCTGAACTTTCCATACGTGATGGCGATCCGGTTGCTTCCGGTCAGTCTGTTGCCAAGTGGGATCCGCACACCCACCCGATTGTCGCGGAAGTCGCGGGTCAGGTGCAGTTCACTGATATGGATGATGGTCAGACCATCAACCGTACCACTGATGAGATGACAGGCTTGTCCTTCATCGAGATCATCGAAAGCGCCTCACGCCCGTCTGCGGCTCGTGACAAGCGTCCGATGATCATGCTGGTGGATGCCAGTGGTCAGCACGTGACTCTGCCGGGCTCCAATACGCCGGTACAGTACCTCCTGCCGGGTAATGCTATTGTCTCCGCGGAGAATGGCGCGACTGTCGGTGTCGGTGACGTCATCGCACGTATCCCGATGGAAGCGACCAGTAACAAGGACATCACCGGTGGTTTGCCGCGCGTTGCCGATTTGTTTGAAGCTCGTCGTCCGAAGGAACCGGCTATTCTTGCCGAGATCTCCGGTACTGTGACCTTCGGCAAGGAAACCAAGGGCAAGCGTCGTCTGACCATCACCCCGACTGAAGGTGATCCGTTCGAACTGTTGATCCCGAAATGGCGTCAAATCAGCGTCTTCGAAGGGGAAACGGTCGAGAAGGGCGAAGTCATTTCCGATGGCCCAAGCAATGCGCACGATATTCTGCGTCTGCTGGGTGTTGCGGAAATGACCAAGTACATCACTACCGAGGTCCAGGAGGTCTATCGCCTCCAGGGTGTTGGCATCAACGATAAGCACATTGAAGTTATCGTGCGTCAGATGCTGCGTAAGGTAGAGATTACTGACTCTGGTGATTCCACCTTCATCACCGGCGACCAGGTGGAATACGCCCGTGTCGTTGAGCAAAATTTGCGTCTCGAGGCCGATGGCAAGTTCTTGGCCAAGTTCGATCGCATCCTGCTCGGTATCACCAAGGCGAGTCTGGCAACCGAATCGTTCATCTCCGCGGCGTCCTTCCAGGAAACCACGCGAGTTCTGACCGAAGCGGCTGTTACCGGCAAGCGCGACTATCTCCGTGGTTTGAAGGAGAACGTCGTGGTCGGTCGCCTGATTCCGGCGGGTACTGGCTTGGCTTACCACGACGAGCGTCGCCGCCGTCGTGATGGCCTTCCGCTCGCACCGGCCCCGTCGGCACAGGACGTTGAGCAAGAGCTGGGTGCCCAGCTCACTGCGCTCGACGCGGACGACGACGACCTCTGA
- the tuf gene encoding elongation factor Tu, which yields MAKEKFERSKPHVNVGTIGHVDHGKTTLTAALTRVSAEVFGGDARAFDSIDNAPEERERGITISTAHVEYQSEVRHYAHVDCPGHADYVKNMITGAAQMDGAILVCSAADGPMPQTREHILLSRQVGVPYIVVFLNKADMVDDEELLELVEMEVRELLSQYDFPGDDTPIIIGSALMALEGKDDNGMGTTAVANLIKALDDYIPEPERAIDQPFLMPIEDVFSISGRGTVVTGRIERGLVKTGEEIEIIGVRDTTKTTVTGVEMFRKLLDEGRAGENVGALLRGTKRDDVERGQVLAKPGTIKPHTKFEAEVYILSKEEGGRHTPFFKGYRPQFYFRTTDITGTCELPEGVEMVMPGDNVQMVISLIAPIAMEDGLRFAIREGGRTVGAGVVAKIVE from the coding sequence GTGGCTAAGGAAAAATTTGAGCGTTCGAAGCCGCACGTCAACGTCGGCACCATTGGTCACGTCGATCACGGCAAGACCACTCTGACTGCGGCTCTGACTCGCGTCTCTGCAGAGGTTTTCGGTGGTGACGCGCGTGCGTTTGACTCCATCGATAACGCCCCGGAAGAGCGTGAGCGTGGTATCACCATCTCCACAGCTCACGTTGAATACCAGTCTGAAGTGCGTCACTACGCGCACGTCGACTGCCCGGGACACGCTGACTACGTCAAGAACATGATCACCGGTGCTGCGCAGATGGATGGCGCTATCCTGGTATGTTCTGCCGCAGACGGCCCGATGCCGCAGACTCGCGAGCACATCCTGCTGTCCCGTCAGGTCGGTGTCCCGTACATCGTTGTCTTCCTGAACAAGGCAGACATGGTCGATGACGAGGAGCTGCTTGAGCTGGTCGAGATGGAAGTTCGTGAACTTCTGAGCCAGTACGACTTCCCGGGCGACGATACTCCGATCATCATCGGCTCTGCCCTGATGGCTCTGGAAGGCAAGGATGACAACGGCATGGGTACTACCGCCGTTGCCAACCTGATCAAGGCTCTGGATGACTACATCCCGGAGCCGGAGCGTGCTATTGATCAGCCGTTCCTGATGCCGATCGAAGACGTCTTCTCCATCTCTGGTCGCGGTACTGTTGTTACTGGCCGTATCGAGCGTGGTCTGGTCAAGACTGGCGAAGAGATCGAGATCATCGGCGTGCGTGACACTACCAAGACTACCGTTACCGGTGTCGAGATGTTCCGCAAGCTGTTGGACGAAGGTCGTGCTGGCGAAAACGTCGGCGCCCTGCTTCGCGGTACCAAGCGTGATGACGTCGAGCGTGGCCAGGTTCTGGCCAAGCCGGGCACCATCAAGCCGCACACCAAGTTCGAAGCCGAAGTCTACATCCTGTCCAAGGAAGAAGGCGGACGTCACACTCCGTTCTTCAAAGGCTATCGCCCGCAGTTCTACTTCCGTACCACCGATATCACTGGTACTTGTGAACTGCCGGAAGGCGTCGAGATGGTCATGCCGGGCGACAACGTCCAGATGGTTATCTCTTTGATCGCTCCGATCGCGATGGAAGATGGTCTACGTTTCGCTATTCGTGAAGGCGGTCGTACCGTCGGCGCTGGCGTCGTGGCCAAGATTGTCGAGTAA
- the fusA gene encoding elongation factor G, translating into MARKTPLKRYRNIGIVAHVDAGKTTTTERVLFYTGLSHKVGEVHDGAATMDWMEQEQERGITITSAATTCFWQGMNKQFDEHRINIIDTPGHVDFTVEVERSLRVLDGAVVVLCASSGVQPQTETVWRQANRYEVPRLIFVNKMDRAGADFFMVVDQVRKRLGANAVPIQINWGAEEEFKGVIDLLKMKAIVWNEDNHGMNHELIDIPADLQETAAEWREHMLEAAAEASEELMDKYLEEGELTEEEVKAALRQRTLANEICLVTCGSAFKNKGVQAVLDAVIEYMPSPLEVKAIEGELDDKDGTIETREADDNAPFAALAFKIATDPFVGTLTFIRVYSGVLKSGDGVFNSVKSKKERVGRIVQMHANSREEIKEVYAGDIAACIGLKDVTTGDTLCDPDNKIVLERMEFPEPVISVAVEPKSKADQEKMGVALGKLAQEDPSFRVETDEESGQTIISGMGELHLDILVDRMRREFNVEANIGKPQVAYRETIRTKVEQEGKFVRQSGGRGQFGHVWLRIEPLTAEDKGDDEEMTFKFVSEVVGGAVPKEYVPAVEKGAAEQLKNGVIAGYPMIDVKVTLFDGSYHDVDSNETAFKVASSMAIKAGAPKAGAVLLEPLMKVEVVTPEDFMGDVMGDLNRRRGLVQGMDDSSTGKIINALVPLGEMFGYATDLRSQTQGRASYSMEFAKYDEAPNSIVEAVINQK; encoded by the coding sequence GTGGCACGCAAGACTCCACTTAAGCGTTACCGCAATATCGGTATCGTGGCTCACGTTGACGCCGGTAAGACGACTACTACCGAGCGTGTCTTGTTCTATACTGGCCTGTCTCACAAGGTCGGCGAAGTCCACGATGGCGCAGCCACCATGGACTGGATGGAGCAAGAGCAGGAACGTGGCATCACGATCACCTCTGCGGCGACCACCTGCTTCTGGCAGGGCATGAACAAGCAGTTCGACGAGCACCGCATCAATATCATTGATACTCCGGGGCACGTTGACTTCACTGTTGAAGTCGAGCGTTCACTGCGTGTTCTCGATGGCGCGGTCGTTGTGCTGTGTGCTTCTTCCGGTGTCCAGCCGCAGACAGAAACTGTCTGGCGTCAGGCTAACCGTTATGAAGTGCCGCGTCTGATCTTCGTCAACAAGATGGACCGTGCTGGCGCAGACTTCTTCATGGTTGTTGACCAGGTGCGCAAGCGTCTGGGTGCCAACGCTGTGCCGATCCAGATCAACTGGGGCGCAGAAGAAGAGTTCAAGGGCGTTATCGATCTTCTCAAGATGAAGGCGATCGTCTGGAACGAAGACAACCACGGCATGAACCATGAGCTGATCGACATTCCGGCTGATCTGCAAGAAACAGCTGCTGAATGGCGTGAGCATATGCTTGAGGCTGCTGCTGAAGCGTCTGAAGAGCTGATGGACAAGTACCTTGAAGAAGGCGAACTCACCGAGGAAGAAGTCAAGGCCGCGCTGCGTCAGCGCACCCTGGCTAACGAAATCTGCCTCGTGACCTGTGGTTCTGCTTTCAAGAACAAGGGTGTCCAGGCTGTTTTGGATGCGGTCATCGAATACATGCCGTCTCCGCTTGAAGTCAAAGCCATCGAAGGTGAGCTTGACGACAAAGACGGCACTATCGAGACACGTGAAGCAGACGACAATGCACCGTTCGCGGCGCTTGCGTTCAAGATTGCCACCGATCCGTTCGTGGGTACTCTGACCTTCATTCGCGTCTATTCCGGCGTGCTGAAGTCTGGTGACGGCGTCTTCAACTCCGTCAAGAGCAAGAAGGAGCGTGTTGGGCGTATCGTCCAGATGCACGCTAACTCTCGCGAGGAGATCAAGGAAGTGTACGCTGGTGATATCGCCGCGTGCATCGGTCTGAAAGACGTGACCACCGGGGATACCCTGTGTGATCCGGACAACAAGATCGTCCTTGAGCGTATGGAATTCCCGGAGCCGGTGATTTCTGTTGCTGTTGAGCCGAAATCCAAGGCTGACCAGGAAAAGATGGGTGTTGCACTGGGCAAGCTTGCTCAGGAAGATCCGTCGTTCCGTGTCGAGACTGACGAAGAGTCAGGTCAGACGATTATCTCTGGCATGGGTGAGCTTCACTTGGACATCCTCGTTGACCGTATGCGTCGCGAGTTCAATGTTGAAGCTAACATCGGCAAGCCGCAGGTGGCTTATCGTGAAACCATCCGTACCAAGGTCGAGCAGGAAGGTAAGTTTGTTCGTCAGTCCGGCGGTCGTGGTCAGTTTGGTCACGTCTGGCTTCGCATTGAGCCTCTGACTGCAGAGGACAAGGGCGACGACGAGGAAATGACCTTCAAGTTCGTGTCCGAGGTCGTCGGTGGTGCGGTTCCGAAGGAATACGTGCCTGCCGTCGAGAAGGGCGCCGCTGAGCAGCTCAAAAATGGTGTCATCGCCGGCTATCCGATGATTGACGTCAAGGTAACGCTGTTCGATGGTTCCTACCACGACGTCGACTCTAACGAGACTGCGTTCAAGGTTGCCTCTTCCATGGCAATCAAGGCGGGCGCCCCGAAAGCGGGTGCTGTGCTGCTTGAGCCGCTCATGAAAGTCGAAGTCGTCACACCTGAAGATTTCATGGGTGACGTCATGGGCGATCTGAACCGTCGTCGTGGTCTCGTTCAGGGCATGGATGACTCTTCCACTGGTAAGATCATCAATGCACTGGTGCCGCTGGGTGAGATGTTCGGTTATGCAACCGATCTACGCTCACAGACCCAGGGCCGCGCAAGCTACTCCATGGAGTTTGCGAAATACGACGAAGCGCCGAACAGCATCGTCGAAGCCGTCATCAATCAGAAGTAA
- the rplC gene encoding 50S ribosomal protein L3 encodes MSIGLVGKKAGMTRVFTEAGASVPVTVIEVEPNRIVTIKSLETDGYNAIQVTTGSRKAKHLTKATAGQYAKAGVEAGRTLMEFRLNEGDEAPAVGGELTVSLFEAGQKIDVTGTSKGKGFQGAVKRWNFRTQDATHGNSLSHRAPGSIGNCQTPGRVFKGKKMAGQMGNVRSTVQSLEVVRVDAERNLLLVKGAVPGAPGGEVIVRSAVKAR; translated from the coding sequence ATGTCTATCGGTTTAGTCGGTAAGAAGGCCGGGATGACCCGTGTCTTCACCGAAGCTGGCGCATCTGTGCCGGTTACCGTGATTGAAGTTGAGCCTAACCGCATCGTGACCATCAAGTCTCTCGAGACTGATGGCTACAATGCCATTCAGGTGACAACTGGCTCTCGTAAAGCCAAACACCTAACCAAGGCGACTGCTGGTCAGTACGCCAAGGCGGGTGTCGAGGCTGGCCGTACCCTAATGGAATTCCGCCTGAACGAAGGCGATGAAGCTCCTGCAGTGGGCGGCGAACTCACCGTATCCCTCTTTGAAGCTGGTCAAAAGATTGACGTGACCGGCACCTCCAAGGGTAAAGGTTTCCAGGGCGCAGTTAAGCGCTGGAACTTCCGCACCCAAGACGCTACCCACGGTAACTCACTGTCGCACCGCGCGCCGGGTTCCATCGGTAACTGTCAGACCCCGGGCCGCGTCTTCAAGGGTAAGAAGATGGCTGGCCAGATGGGCAACGTCCGTTCCACCGTCCAGAGCCTGGAAGTGGTTCGCGTCGACGCAGAACGCAATCTTCTGTTGGTCAAGGGTGCCGTTCCAGGTGCTCCGGGCGGCGAAGTGATCGTGCGTTCCGCTGTGAAAGCTCGCTGA
- the rpsG gene encoding 30S ribosomal protein S7 has product MPRRRVAAKREILPDPKFGSERLAKFMNHLMFSGKKSVAERIVYGALDRVAERSNEDPLDLFDKALEAIQPMVEVKSRRVGGATYQVPVEVRPSRRHALAMRWLVDAARKRGEKTMVQRLSGEILDAAEGKGSAVKKREDVHRMAEANKAFSHYRF; this is encoded by the coding sequence ATGCCTAGAAGACGTGTAGCAGCTAAGCGCGAAATTCTCCCGGATCCTAAGTTCGGAAGCGAGCGCCTGGCCAAGTTCATGAACCACTTGATGTTCAGCGGCAAGAAATCTGTTGCCGAGCGCATCGTTTATGGTGCCCTCGATCGCGTTGCCGAACGCTCCAATGAAGACCCGCTGGACCTCTTCGACAAGGCGCTGGAAGCCATTCAGCCGATGGTTGAAGTGAAATCCCGTCGTGTCGGTGGTGCAACTTACCAGGTGCCGGTCGAAGTTCGTCCTTCCCGCCGTCATGCGCTTGCCATGCGCTGGCTGGTGGACGCTGCGCGCAAGCGCGGCGAAAAGACCATGGTGCAGCGTCTCTCTGGTGAGATCCTGGATGCCGCTGAAGGCAAGGGTTCTGCTGTGAAGAAGCGTGAAGACGTGCATCGCATGGCGGAAGCCAACAAGGCCTTCTCCCACTACCGCTTCTAA